From a single Solanum dulcamara chromosome 4, daSolDulc1.2, whole genome shotgun sequence genomic region:
- the LOC129887508 gene encoding G-type lectin S-receptor-like serine/threonine-protein kinase LECRK3 isoform X2 — protein sequence MFLLCIYYAKIQDATIVWYANDGHPVPRGSIAELNPQNGLILRDSQGKMIIWSASPIVANVAYAVMNDTGNFVLVGVDSSVLWESFRHPTDTLMPTQMLEIDNKLVARKLESLFVPGRFYLRMLSNGNLVLVTQSKPTNFDYDTEYYNSHTSAPGDEANSGYRLIFDEFGSVYILKRNNQRLVLTPPNVPSVSENYHRISLDFDGVLTHYYHPKSTSTGNQRWTTLWSLPDNICLAILEETESGACGFNNVCHLGENQRPYCDCPKGYSLIDPNNKYGSCKPKFIPSCDELGPGNPEDLYDFDVVTDIDWPLSDFERIHPSAEEECKKACLEDCFCAVTIYRSNSCWKKKLPLSNGRVDTSLNVKAFLKIRKVST from the coding sequence ATGTTCTTGCTTTGCATATACTATGCCAAAATACAAGATGCCACCATAGTTTGGTATGCAAATGATGGTCATCCGGTGCCACGAGGCTCAATCGCGGAGTTAAATCCTCAAAATGGACTAATTCTTCGCGATTCTCagggtaaaatgatcatttggAGCGCTAGTCCAATTGTAGCTAATGTTGCTTATGCTGTCATGAATGATACAGGAAACTTTGTTCTTGTTGGTGTTGATTCTTCAGTTTTATGGGAAAGTTTTCGACATCCAACTGATACCCTTATGCCTACTCAAATGCTAGAGATTGACAATAAGCTGGTAGCTCGAAAATTGGAGTCTTTGTTTGTTCCTGGTAGATTCTATCTTCGTATGCTGAGTAATGGGAATTTGGTGCTTGTTACTCAATCCAAGCCAACGAATTTCGATTATGATACTGAGTATTACAACAGTCATACTTCTGCTCCCGGAGATGAAGCCAATTCCGGTTATCGATTGATCTTCGATGAGTTTGGTTCagtttatatattaaaaaggaACAATCAAAGACTTGTGCTGACACCTCCCAATGTCCCTTCAGTTTCAGAAAATTATCACAGGATAAGTCTGGATTTTGATGGTGTTTTAACTCATTATTATCATCCCAAGAGTACGTCGACGGGGAACCAAAGGTGGACTACTCTTTGGTCTCTGCCTGATAACATATGTCTAGCAATTCTTGAAGAAACTGAAAGTGGAGCTTGTGGTTTTAATAATGTGTGCCATCTAGGTGAAAATCAGAGGCCATATTGTGATTGTCCAAAAGGGTATTCGTTGATTGATCCGAATAATAAGTATGGGAGTTGCAAACCAAAATTTATTCCAAGTTGTGATGAACTTGGACCGGGGAATCCTGAAGATTTATATGATTTTGATGTGGTGACGGATATTGATTGGCCATTATCAGATTTCGAGAGGATTCATCCTTCTGCTGAAGAAGAATGCAAGAAGGCTTGTTTAGAAGATTGTTTTTGTGCTGTTACTATTTATAGAAGCAATAGTTGCTGGAAGAAGAAACTACCATTGTCAAATGGGAGAGTAGATACCTCTTTGAATGTGAAAGCTTTCCTTAAAATAAGGAAAGTTTCAACATAA
- the LOC129887508 gene encoding G-type lectin S-receptor-like serine/threonine-protein kinase LECRK3 isoform X1 produces MAYSTRYPLVLVLLIFPLHIIAQTKFTIPLGSSLTANEETTPWLSQSGDFAFGFKQIQGQNMFLLCIYYAKIQDATIVWYANDGHPVPRGSIAELNPQNGLILRDSQGKMIIWSASPIVANVAYAVMNDTGNFVLVGVDSSVLWESFRHPTDTLMPTQMLEIDNKLVARKLESLFVPGRFYLRMLSNGNLVLVTQSKPTNFDYDTEYYNSHTSAPGDEANSGYRLIFDEFGSVYILKRNNQRLVLTPPNVPSVSENYHRISLDFDGVLTHYYHPKSTSTGNQRWTTLWSLPDNICLAILEETESGACGFNNVCHLGENQRPYCDCPKGYSLIDPNNKYGSCKPKFIPSCDELGPGNPEDLYDFDVVTDIDWPLSDFERIHPSAEEECKKACLEDCFCAVTIYRSNSCWKKKLPLSNGRVDTSLNVKAFLKIRKVST; encoded by the coding sequence ATGGCATACTCCACAAGATATCCTCTGGTGCTTGTTCTTCTAATCTTTCCCCTGCATATTATAGCACAAACTAAGTTTACTATACCATTAGGCAGCTCTCTCACTGCAAATGAAGAAACCACCCCATGGCTTTCTCAATCTGGAGATTTTGCATTTGGTTTCAAGCAAATTCAAGGTCAAAACATGTTCTTGCTTTGCATATACTATGCCAAAATACAAGATGCCACCATAGTTTGGTATGCAAATGATGGTCATCCGGTGCCACGAGGCTCAATCGCGGAGTTAAATCCTCAAAATGGACTAATTCTTCGCGATTCTCagggtaaaatgatcatttggAGCGCTAGTCCAATTGTAGCTAATGTTGCTTATGCTGTCATGAATGATACAGGAAACTTTGTTCTTGTTGGTGTTGATTCTTCAGTTTTATGGGAAAGTTTTCGACATCCAACTGATACCCTTATGCCTACTCAAATGCTAGAGATTGACAATAAGCTGGTAGCTCGAAAATTGGAGTCTTTGTTTGTTCCTGGTAGATTCTATCTTCGTATGCTGAGTAATGGGAATTTGGTGCTTGTTACTCAATCCAAGCCAACGAATTTCGATTATGATACTGAGTATTACAACAGTCATACTTCTGCTCCCGGAGATGAAGCCAATTCCGGTTATCGATTGATCTTCGATGAGTTTGGTTCagtttatatattaaaaaggaACAATCAAAGACTTGTGCTGACACCTCCCAATGTCCCTTCAGTTTCAGAAAATTATCACAGGATAAGTCTGGATTTTGATGGTGTTTTAACTCATTATTATCATCCCAAGAGTACGTCGACGGGGAACCAAAGGTGGACTACTCTTTGGTCTCTGCCTGATAACATATGTCTAGCAATTCTTGAAGAAACTGAAAGTGGAGCTTGTGGTTTTAATAATGTGTGCCATCTAGGTGAAAATCAGAGGCCATATTGTGATTGTCCAAAAGGGTATTCGTTGATTGATCCGAATAATAAGTATGGGAGTTGCAAACCAAAATTTATTCCAAGTTGTGATGAACTTGGACCGGGGAATCCTGAAGATTTATATGATTTTGATGTGGTGACGGATATTGATTGGCCATTATCAGATTTCGAGAGGATTCATCCTTCTGCTGAAGAAGAATGCAAGAAGGCTTGTTTAGAAGATTGTTTTTGTGCTGTTACTATTTATAGAAGCAATAGTTGCTGGAAGAAGAAACTACCATTGTCAAATGGGAGAGTAGATACCTCTTTGAATGTGAAAGCTTTCCTTAAAATAAGGAAAGTTTCAACATAA